Proteins encoded together in one Phyllostomus discolor isolate MPI-MPIP mPhyDis1 chromosome 6, mPhyDis1.pri.v3, whole genome shotgun sequence window:
- the CAD gene encoding CAD protein isoform X1 — translation MATLVLEDGLVLRGQAFGAAVSTAGEVVFQTGMVGYPEALTDPSYKSQILVLTYPLIGNYGIPPDEVDEFGLSKWFESSGIHVAGLVVGECCPTPSHWSASRTLHEWLQQHGIPGLQGVDTRELTKKLREQGSLLGKLVQDGTEPLSLSFVDPNARPLVPEVSIEEPRVFNAGGTPRILALDCGLKYNQIRCLCRRGAEVTVVPWNHALDSQEYEGLFLSNGPGDPAAYPNVISALSRVLSEPNPRPVFGICLGHQLLALAIGAKTYKMRYGNRGHNQPCLLVGSGRCFLTSQNHGFAVETDSLPAGWHPLFTNANDHSNEGIVHDRLPFFSVQFHPEHHAGPSDMELLFDIFLETVKEALAGNPAGQTVRERLAERLCPPGTPSPGSGLPPPRKVLILGSGGLSIGQAGEFDYSGSQAIKALKEENIQTLLINPNIATVQTSQGLADKVYFLPITPHYVTQVIRNERPDGILLTFGGQTALNCGVELTKAGVLARYGVRVLGTPVETIELTEDRRAFASRMAEIGEHVAPSEAANSLEQAQAAAERLGYPVLVRAAFALGGLGSGFASNREELSALVAPAFAHTSQVLVDKSLKGWKEIEYEVVRDAYGNCVTVCNMENLDPLGIHTGESIVVAPSQTLNDREYQLLRQTAIKVTQHLGIVGECNVQYALNPESEQYYIIEVNARLSRSSALASKATGYPLAYVAAKLALGIPLPDLRNSVTGGTAAFEPSLDYCVVKIPRWDLSKFLRVSTKIGSCMKSVGEVMGIGRSFEEAFQKALRMVDENCVGFDHTVKPVSDMELETPTDKRIFVVAAALWAGYSVERLYELTRIDRWFLHRMKGIVAHAQLLEQHRGQPLPPCLLHQAKRLGFSDKQIALAVLSTELAVRKLRQELGICPAVKQIDTVAAEWPAQTNYLYLTYWSTTHDLTFRTPHVLVLGSGVYRIGSSVEFDWCAVGCIQQLRKMGYKTIMVNYNPETVSTDYDMCDRLYFDEISFEAVMDIYELESPEGVILSMGGQLPNNMAMALHRQQCRVLGTSPEAIDSAENRFKFSRLLDTIGISQPQWRELSDLESARQFCQSVGYPCVVRPSYVLSGAAMNVAYSDGDLERFLSSAAAVSKEHPVVISKFIQEAKEIDVDAVACDGVVVAIAISEHVENAGVHSGDATLVTPPQDITAKTLERIQTIVHAVGQELQVTGPFNLQLIAKDDQLKVIECNVRVSRSFPFVSKTLGVDLVALATRVIMGEEVEPVGLMTGSGVVGVKVPQFSFSRLAGADVVLGVEMTSTGEVAGFGESRCEAYLKAMLSTGFKIPKKNILLTIGSYKNKSELLPTVRLLESLGYSLYASLGTADFYTEHGVKVTAVDWHFEEAVDGECPPQRSILEQLAENHFELVINLSMRGAGGRRLSSFVTKGYRTRRLAADFSVPLIIDIKCTKLFVEALGQIGPAPPMKVHVDCMTSQKLVRLPGLIDVHVHLREPGGTHKEDFASGTAAALAGGITMVCAMPNTRPPIIDAPALALAQKLAEAGARCDFALFLGASSENAGTLGAVAGSAAGLKLYLNETFSELRLDSVAQWMEHFETWPCHLPIVAHAERQSVAAILMVAQLTQRSVHICHVARKEEILLIKAAKARGLPVTCEVAPHHLFLSRDDLERLGPGKGEVRPELGSRQDVEALWENMAVIDCFASDHAPHTLEEKCGPRPPPGFPGLETMLPLLLTAVSEGRLSLDDLLQRLHHNPRRIFHLPPQEDTYVEVDLEHEWTIPSHMPFSKAHWTPFEGQKVKGTVRRVVLRGEVAYIDGQVLVPPGYGQDVRKWPQGAVPQLTPSAPAASEVTTTPERPRRGIPGLPDGRFHLPPRIHRASDPGLPAAFLCPGAGIPRGSRAWANPAEEPKEKATRKAAEPAELMGTLDGTCYPPQPVPRQASPQNLGPPGLLHPQTSPLLHSLVGQHILSVQQFTKDQMSHLFNVAHTLRMMVQKERSLDILKGKVMASMFYEVSTRTSSSFAAAMARLGGAVLSFSEATSSVQKGESLADSVQTMSCYADVVVLRHPQPGAVELAAKHCRRPVINAGDGVGEHPTQALLDIFTIREELGTVNGMTITMVGDLKHGRTVHSLACLLTQYRVSLRYVAPPSLRMPSSVWTFVASRGTKQEEFESIEEALPDTDVLYMTRIQKERFGSTQEYEACFGQFILTPHIMTRAKKKMVVMHPMPRVNEISVEVDSDPRAAYFRQAENGMYIRMALLATVLGRF, via the exons ATGGCGACCCTGGTGTTGGAGGATGGGCTGGTCCTGCGGGGCCAGGCCTTTGGGGCCGCTGTGTCGACTGCCGGAGAAGTGG TGTTTCAAACCGGCATGGTCGGCTACCCCGAGGCTCTCACTGATCCCTCCTACAAATCGCAGATCTTAGTGCTGACATATCCTCTGATCGGCAACTATGGCATCCCCCCAGATGAAGTGGATGAGTTCGGTCTCAGCAAG TGGTTCGAATCCTCGGGGATCCACGTGGCAGGATTGGTGGTGGGAGAGTGCTGCCCCACACCCAGCCACTGGAGTGCCAGTCGCACCCTGCACGAGTGGCTGCAGCAGCATGGCATACCTGGCCTGCAAG GAGTGGACACTCGGGAGCTGACTAAGAAGTTGCGAGAGCAAGGGTCTCTGCTGGGAAAGCTGGTGCAGGATGGGACAGAGCCTTTATCCCTGTCATTTGTGGACCCCAACGCCCGCCCCCTGGTGCCAGAGGTCTCCATTGAG GAGCCACGGGTATTCAATGCAGGAGGTACCCCTCGGATCCTTGCTTTGGACTGCGGCCTCAAGTATAATCAGATCCGATGTTTGTGCCGGCGCGGGGCTGAGGTCACGGTGGTGCCCTGGAACCACGCGCTGGACAGCCAGG AATATGAGGGTCTCTTCCTGAGTAACGGCCCCGGCGACCCCGCCGCCTACCCCAATGTGATATCCGCACTGAGCCGTGTCTTGTCTGAGCCTAACCCCCGGCCTGTCTTCGGGATCTGCCTGGGCCACCAGCTGTTGGCCTTAGCCATCGGGGCCAAGACTTACAAGATGAG GTACGGGAACCGAGGCCATAACCAGCCGTGCTTGCTGGTGGGCTCCGGGCGCTGCTTTCTGACGTCCCAGAATCATGGGTTTGCCGTGGAAACGGACTCGCTGCCAGCGGGCTGGCATCCTCTCTTCACCAACGCCAACGATCATTCCAACGAAGGCATCGTGCACGACCGCCTGCCCTTCTTCAG TGTCCAGTTTCACCCAGAGCACCATGCTGGCCCTTCAGATATGGAGCTTCTTTTTGACATCTTTCTGGAAACGGTGAAAGAAGCCTTAGCCGGAAACCCCGCGGGCCAGACAG TTCGAGAGCGACTCGCCGAACGCCTCTGTCCACCTGGgactcccagcccaggctctgggctccCCCCACCACGGAAGGTTCTGATCCTGGGCTCAGGGGGCCTCTCCATCGGCCAGGCCGGAGAGTTCGACTACTCAGGTTCGCAG GCGATCAAGGCGCTGAAGGAGGAAAACATCCAGACGCTGCTGATCAACCCCAACATCGCCACAGTGCAGACCTCCCAGGGGCTGGCCGACAAGGTCTACTTCCTCCCCATAACTCCCCACTACGTTACCCAG GTGATCCGCAACGAGCGCCCAGATGGCATACTGCTGACCTTCGGGGGCCAGACAGCGCTGAACTGTGGCGTGGAGCTGACCAAGGCTGGGGTGCTGGCTCGGTACGGGGTCCGGGTCCTGGGCACCCCCGTGGAGACCATCGAGCTGACTGAGGACCGGCGCGCCTTTGCCTCCAGAATGGCCGAGATCGGAGAGCACGTGGCCCCCAGCGAGGCAGCAAACTCCCTCGAACAG GCCCAGGCAGCTGCCGAGCGACTGGGGTACCCTGTGCTGGTGCGTGCAGCCTTTGCCCTAGGTGGCCTGGGCTCAGGCTTTGCATCGAACAGGGAGGAGCTCTCTGCCCTCGTGGCCCCAGCTTTTGCCCACACCAGCCAAGTCCTGGTAGACAAGTCCCTGAAGGGGTGGAAAGAGATCGAGTACGAGGTGGTGAGAGACGCCTACGGCAACTGTGTCACG GTGTGTAACATGGAGAACTTGGACCCGCTGGGCATCCACACTGGTGAGTCCATAGTGGTGGCTCCAAGCCAGACACTGAATGACAGAGAGTACCAGCTCCTGCGGCAGACAGCCATCAAGGTGACCCAGCACCTTGGAATTGTTGGGGAGTGCAATGTGCAATATGCCTTGAACCCCGAGTCCGAGCAG taTTACATCATCGAAGTGAATGCCAGGCTCTCCCGCAGCTCTGCGCTGGCCAGTAAGGCCACAGGCTATCCACTGGCCTACGTGGCAGCCAAGCTGGCCCTGGGCATCCCTCTGCCTGATCTCAG GAACTCGGTGACAGGGGGCACCGCGGCCTTTGAACCCAGCCTGGATTATTGCGTGGTGAAGATTCCTCGCTGGGACCTCAGCAAGTTCCTCCGTGTCAGCACAAAGATCGGAAGCTGCATGAAGAGCGTCG GTGAAGTCATGGGCATTGGGCGTTCTTTCGAGGAGGCCTTCCAGAAGGCTCTGCGCATGGTGGACGAGAACTGCGTGGGCTTCGATCACACAGTAAAGCCAGTCAGCGACATG GAGCTGGAGACTCCGACAGATAAGCGGATCTTCGTGGTGGCGGCTGCTCTGTGGGCCGGCTACTCGGTGGAGCGCCTGTACGAGCTCACGCGCATCGACCGCTGGTTCCTGCACCGCATGAAGGGGATCGTGGCGCACGCCCAGCTGCTGGAGCAGCACCGCGGACAGCCCCTGCCCCCGTGCCTGCTGCACCAGGCCAAGCGCCTGGGCTTCTCCGACAAGCAGATTGCCCTCGCGGTTCTGAG CACCGAGCTGGCTGTTCGCAAGCTGCGCCAGGAGCTCGGGATCTGCCCGGCGGTGAAACAGATCGACACGGTGGCAGCTGAGTGGCCAGCCCAGACAAATTACTTGTACCTGACGTACTGGAGCACCACCCACGACCTCACCTTCCGCACGCCTCACGTCCTGGTCCTTGGCTCCGGCGTCTACCGGATCGGCTCCAGCGTCGAGTTCGACTGGTGCGCCGTGGGCTGCATCCAGCAGCTCCGAAAG ATGGGGTACAAGACCATCATGGTGAACTACAACCCAGAGACCGTCAGCACAGACTACGACATGTGTGACCGACTCTACTTCGATGAGATCTCTTTCGAG GCGGTGATGGACATCTACGAGCTGGAGAGCCCCGAAGGCGTGATCCTCTCCATGGGGGGGCAGCTGCCCAACAACATGGCCATGGCTTTGCATCGCCAGCAGTGCCGGGTGCTGGGCACCTCCCCCGAAGCCATCGACTCAGCCGAGAACCGTTTCAAGTTCTCCCGGCTCCTCGACACCATTGGGATCAGCCAGCCTCAGTGGAGGGAGCTCAGCGACCTCGAG TCCGCTCGCCAGTTCTGCCAGAGCGTGGGGTACCCCTGCGTGGTGCGCCCCTCCTATGTGCTGAgtggtgctgctatgaatgtgGCCTACTCCGATGGGGACCTGGAGCGCTTCCTGAGCAGCGCCGCAGCCGTCTCCAAGGAGCACCCTGTGGTCATTTCCAAGTTCATCCAGGAGGCCAAG GAGATTGACGTGGACGCCGTGGCCTGTGATGGTGTGGTGGTGGCCATCGCCATCTCCGAGCACGTGGAGAATGCGGGCGTACATTCCGGGGATGCCACACTGGTGACCCCACCACAAGACATCACTGCCAAAACGCTGGAGCGGATCCAAACCATCGTGCATGCTGTGGGCCAGGAGCTGCAGGTCACAGGACCCTTCAATCTGCAGCTCATTGCCAAG GACGACCAGCTGAAAGTCATCGAGTGCAACGTGCGTGTCTCTCGCTCCTTTCCCTTCGTCTCCAAGACGCTGGGTGTCGACCTGGTCGCCTTAGCCACACGGGTCATCATGGGGGAAGAGGTGGAGCCTGTGGGGCTCATGACCGGCTCTGGAGTCGTGGGGGTCAAG GTGCCCCAGTTCTCGTTCTCCCGCCTGGCGGGTGCGGACGTGGTGCTGGGCGTGGAGATGACCAGCACCGGGGAAGTGGCTGGCTTTGGGGAGAGCCGCTGTGAGGCCTACCTCAAGGCCATGCTGAGCACCGGCTTCAAGATCCCCAAGAAGAACATCTTGCTGACCATTGGCAGCTACAAG AACAAAAGCGAGCTGCTCCCCACCGTGCGGCTGCTGGAGAGCCTGGGCTACAGCCTCTACGCCAGCCTGGGCACTGCTGACTTCTACACGGAGCACGGCGTCAAG GTGACGGCTGTCGACTGGCACTTTGAGGAGGCCGTGGATGGGGAGTGCCCACCACAGCGAAGCATCTTGGAGCAGCTGGCTGAGAATCACTTTGAGCTTGTGATTAACCTGTCGATGCGTGGCGCTGGGGGCCGCCGTCTGTCTTCCTTTGTCACCAAGGGCTACCGCACCCGACGTCTGGCCGCTGACTTCTCCGTGCCCCTCATCATTGACATCAAATGCACCAAACTGTTCGTGGAG GCCCTGGGCCAGATCGGGCCCGCCCCTCCTATGAAGGTGCACGTGGACTGCATGACCTCCCAGAAGCTTGTGCGGCTACCCG GGTTGATTGATGTCCACGTGCACCTGCGGGAGCCAGGCGGCACACACAAGGAGGACTTTGCCTCGGGcacagctgctgccctggccggCGGCATCACCATGGTGTGCGCCATGCCTAATACCCGGCCCCCCATCATCGacgcccctgccctggccctggcccagaaG CTGGCAGAGGCTGGCGCCCGCTGTGACTTTGCCTTGTTCCTCGGAGCCTCGTCAGAAAATGCAGGGACCCTGGGTGCTGTGGCGGGGTCTGCTGCAGGGCTGAAGCTCTACCTCAATGAGACCTTCTCTGAGCTGCGGCTGGacagtgtggcccagtggatggAG CATTTCGAGACCTGGCCTTGCCATCTGCCCATTGTGGCCCACGCAGAGCGGCAGAGTGTGGCCGCCATCCTCATGGTGGCCCAGCTGACCCAGCGCTCAGTGCACATCTGTCACGTGGCACGGAAGGAAGAG atCCTGCTGATTAAAGCCGCAAAGGCACGAGGGCTGCCCGTGACCTGCGAGGTGGCACCCCACCACCTGTTCCTGAGCCGTGACGACCTGGAACGCCTGGGGCCCGGGAAGGGGGAGGTCCGGCCTGAGCTTGGCTCCCGCCAGGACGTGGAGGCCCTGTGGGAGAACATGGCTGTCATCGACTGCTTTGCCTCGGATCACG ccccccacacaTTGGAGGAGAAGTGTGGGCCCCGGCCGCCCCCTGGCTTCCCCGGGCTCGAGACCATGCTGCCCTTGCTGCTGACGGCTGTGAGCGAGGGCCGGCTCAGTCTGGACGACCTGCTGCAGCGGCTGCACCACAACCCCCGGCGGATCTTCCACCTGCCCCCGCAGGAGGACACCTACGTGGAG GTGGATCTGGAGCACGAGTGGACAATCCCCAGCCACATGCCCTTCTCCAAGGCCCACTGGACACCGTTCGAGGGGCAGAAGGTGAAAGGCACCGTTCGACGCGTGGTCCTGCGAGGAGAGGTCGCCTATATTGacgggcag GTTCTGGTGCCCCCAGGCTATGGACAGGATGTGCGCAAGTGGCCTCAGGGAGCTGTTCCCCAGCTCACGCCCTCCGCGCCTGCCGCCAGCGAGGTCACCACG ACGCCTGAGAGGCCTCGCCGGGGCATCCCTGGGCTTCCCGACGGCCGATTCCACCTGCCACCTCGGATCCACCGTGCCTCCGACCCAGGTCTGCCTG CTGCATTCCTGTGCCCGGGAGCTGGGATCCCACGGGGCAGCAGAGCATGGGCTAATCCAG CTGAAGAGCCAAAGGAAAAGGCGACCCGGAAGGCAGCTGAGCCAG CAGAGTTGATGGGAACCCTTGATGGCACCTGCTACCCTCCACAGCCAGTACCTAGACAGGCGTCGCCCCAGAACCTGGGGCCCCCTGGCCTGCTGCACCCCCAGACCTCACCCCTGCTGCACTCACTAGTGGGCCAACATATCCTGTCCGTCCAGCAGTTCACCAAGGATCag ATGTCTCACCTCTTCAATGTGGCGCACACGCTGCGTATGATGGTGCAGAAGGAGCGGAGCCTCGACATCCTCAAG GGCAAGGTGATGGCCTCCATGTTCTACGAGGTGAGCACGAGGACCAGCAGCTCCTTCGCAGCCGCCATGGCCCGGCTGGGGGGTGCCGTGCTCAGCTTCTCAGAAGCCACGTCCTCCGTCCAAAAGGGCGAGTCCCTGGCTGACTCCGTGCAGACCATGAGCTGCTACGCCGATGTCGTGGTGCTTCGGCACCCCCAGCCCGGAGCAGTGGAG CTGGCAGCCAAGCACTGCCGGAGGCCCGTGATCAACGCTGGGGACGGGGTGGGAGAGcaccccacccaggccctgctggACATCTTCACCATCCGGGAGGAGCTGGGGACTGTCAACGGCATGACG ATCACGATGGTGGGGGACCTGAAGCATGGACGCACAGTGCACTCCCTGGCTTGCCTGCTCACGCAGTACCGTGTCAGCCTGCGCTACGTGGCACCTCCCAGCCTGCGCATGCCGTCCAGTGTGTGGACCTTTGTGGCCTCCCGCGGCACCAAGCAG GAGGAATTTGAGAGCATCGAGGAGGCGCTGCCCGACACCGACGTGCTCTACATGACTCGGATCCAGAAGGAGCGCTTTGGCTCCACCCAGGAGTACGAAGCT TGCTTTGGCCAGTTCATCCTCACTCCCCACATCATGACCCGGGCCAAGAAGAAGATGGTGGTGATGCACCCAATGCCCCGAGTCAACGAGATAAG TGTGGAGGTGGACTCGGACCCCCGCGCAGCCTACTTCCGCCAGGCCGAGAACGGCATGTACATCCGCATGGCCCTGCTGGCCACCGTGCTGGGCCGCTTCTAG